A single region of the Halodesulfovibrio sp. MK-HDV genome encodes:
- a CDS encoding glycogen-binding domain-containing protein: MSKNIFEDQLRSVLSEEFSDVNPPENFTQNVMNQLPLKAANPVTLSKKIEQRYRCIWNILTRPMTVSASPLQIVASVAVIFCGVFALANISLDNMESRHSGLQPTLTTSSLKRVAFTLPDPDRKFSSAVVIGSFNKWQSQGFEMHYDESQEAWVLEHALASGDYEYVFLVNGESSMPDPRAVFYVQDSFGNKNSLLQVSGVQHEL; encoded by the coding sequence ATGAGTAAAAATATCTTTGAAGACCAACTGCGATCTGTTTTGTCGGAAGAGTTTTCTGATGTGAATCCACCGGAAAATTTTACGCAAAATGTCATGAATCAATTGCCCCTAAAAGCAGCTAATCCTGTAACGCTAAGCAAAAAAATTGAGCAACGATATCGTTGCATTTGGAATATCTTAACAAGACCAATGACAGTTTCCGCTTCACCGTTACAGATAGTAGCTAGTGTTGCGGTTATCTTTTGCGGCGTGTTTGCTTTAGCTAACATATCGCTAGACAACATGGAAAGCAGGCACAGTGGATTACAGCCAACATTAACTACATCCAGTCTTAAACGGGTAGCGTTTACCTTACCTGACCCAGATAGAAAATTCTCATCTGCTGTTGTTATCGGCTCCTTTAATAAATGGCAGAGTCAAGGTTTTGAGATGCATTATGACGAATCGCAGGAGGCATGGGTGCTCGAACACGCGCTTGCGTCTGGCGACTACGAATACGTTTTTCTTGTAAATGGTGAATCTTCAATGCCGGACCCGAGAGCCGTCTTTTATGTTCAAGATAGCTTTGGTAATAAAAACTCCCTCCTTCAAGTGAGTGGTGTACAGCATGAACTGTAA
- a CDS encoding RNA polymerase sigma factor yields MPNTTHQQNPPVNDSDVIVSIRNGNNEAYALLVTKYQAKIFSIFVRSIQSHAVAAELAQDVFLKAYEKLEQFSLDRKFSSWITAIAINTLRDYWRKDGRKSSFTDELDLEHVVSESTVETDILNSSIKAVIQQLPSLYREALLLRFRDDLPVKEVAESLGIGVSAAKMRLKRGIEIVSAAVEGRHE; encoded by the coding sequence ATGCCAAACACTACTCACCAGCAAAATCCTCCTGTTAACGACAGCGATGTCATTGTTTCCATACGTAATGGGAATAATGAGGCATACGCTTTGCTGGTAACAAAATATCAAGCAAAGATTTTCAGTATATTTGTCCGATCAATCCAATCACATGCAGTTGCAGCAGAGCTTGCTCAAGATGTCTTCCTAAAGGCGTATGAAAAATTGGAACAGTTTTCTCTAGATAGAAAGTTCTCTTCTTGGATAACTGCCATAGCCATCAATACGCTAAGGGATTATTGGCGCAAGGATGGTCGCAAATCATCTTTTACAGATGAATTAGATTTGGAACATGTGGTCAGTGAGTCAACTGTCGAAACAGATATTCTTAATAGCAGCATTAAGGCGGTCATCCAGCAGCTTCCTTCTCTTTATCGAGAAGCTTTATTACTGCGTTTTCGTGATGACTTACCTGTCAAAGAGGTCGCAGAATCTCTTGGTATTGGGGTTAGTGCAGCTAAGATGCGTTTAAAGCGGGGAATAGAAATTGTTTCCGCAGCAGTAGAGGGAAGACATGAGTAA
- a CDS encoding efflux transporter outer membrane subunit has translation MRKRKFIGRVIKLGSLLLAIVALNGCWKVGADYVAPDLAAFHGNEWKSCVPMLPPENMAMLWWTQFDDEELNKLVETLLAQNISLKIARERIVEARSQRGVTRADLLPKAYLGGYGLRTRAADEAQGLIGVPGGNQTSLFAGAALAGWELDLWGRVQRLVEAADSTIEANSAEYGDVAVSLVAELALAYVDLRAVESRMRVSERKLLLLELHSRLANKRLHAGTGTRQDYLESRTTVRQEKVQQRTFVQAKAVAENSIAVLLGIPPSKFMYANGCQLIVPVVRGMDVPASLLSRRPDVRKAEQEYAAAVALVGAAEGKRYPKIALGGVLSFQATNVDKLFHADTLVYAFGGGLLVPVFTGGRIDAQIAVQASQAEQRKFQLQQTVVEAVAEVENSAVGVAETGRQVQELACAMQELAQATSLAESLFASGLASRDTVVMQELEQVDVEDLLVVARQQELGEVIHLYRAMGGGWSVAKSVEKSVPENVGSAGDVENNGDTDVTADKEQIYE, from the coding sequence ATGAGAAAACGAAAGTTTATTGGACGCGTTATAAAACTTGGCAGCTTGTTGCTTGCAATTGTTGCGTTGAATGGCTGTTGGAAGGTCGGCGCAGATTATGTAGCGCCTGATCTTGCGGCATTCCATGGCAATGAGTGGAAATCATGCGTTCCCATGTTACCGCCTGAAAATATGGCGATGCTCTGGTGGACACAGTTTGATGATGAAGAGTTAAACAAGCTTGTTGAGACACTACTTGCGCAAAATATTTCGTTAAAGATAGCACGTGAGCGGATAGTAGAAGCTCGATCGCAGCGTGGTGTTACGCGTGCAGATTTGTTACCGAAGGCGTATCTGGGCGGTTATGGGCTGCGTACTCGGGCTGCGGATGAAGCTCAGGGACTTATTGGTGTCCCTGGCGGAAATCAGACGAGTCTATTTGCCGGTGCTGCACTTGCGGGGTGGGAATTAGACCTGTGGGGACGTGTTCAGCGGCTTGTTGAGGCTGCGGATAGTACTATTGAGGCAAATAGCGCAGAGTACGGAGATGTAGCAGTTTCGTTAGTTGCCGAGCTGGCACTGGCCTACGTAGATCTGCGAGCTGTTGAGTCGCGTATGCGGGTATCGGAACGGAAGCTTTTATTGTTGGAACTGCATAGCAGGCTTGCAAATAAGCGGCTTCATGCGGGGACAGGAACGCGGCAGGACTATTTGGAATCGCGCACGACTGTGCGGCAGGAGAAAGTGCAGCAACGGACGTTTGTTCAGGCAAAGGCTGTTGCAGAAAACAGTATTGCTGTATTGCTCGGAATACCTCCAAGCAAGTTTATGTATGCCAATGGCTGTCAGCTAATTGTACCAGTTGTGCGGGGGATGGATGTTCCGGCAAGCCTGCTTTCGCGCAGACCGGATGTGCGTAAGGCAGAGCAAGAATATGCCGCGGCTGTGGCTCTGGTGGGCGCAGCAGAAGGGAAGCGTTACCCTAAAATTGCTTTAGGCGGAGTGTTAAGTTTTCAAGCAACAAATGTGGATAAGCTCTTCCATGCGGATACTCTTGTGTATGCCTTTGGTGGCGGGCTGTTGGTTCCAGTGTTTACTGGTGGACGTATTGATGCACAAATTGCGGTACAAGCCTCGCAGGCAGAACAGCGCAAGTTTCAGCTACAGCAAACTGTTGTGGAGGCCGTGGCAGAAGTGGAGAATAGCGCTGTCGGCGTAGCCGAAACAGGTCGACAGGTTCAGGAACTTGCGTGCGCGATGCAGGAATTAGCACAGGCAACATCGCTTGCAGAAAGTCTGTTTGCTAGTGGCCTTGCGAGTAGGGATACTGTTGTTATGCAAGAGTTAGAGCAGGTGGATGTGGAAGATTTGCTTGTTGTCGCGCGCCAGCAGGAGCTTGGCGAAGTTATCCATTTGTACCGTGCGATGGGTGGTGGCTGGAGTGTGGCAAAGTCTGTTGAAAAATCTGTACCTGAGAATGTGGGCAGTGCGGGTGATGTTGAGAATAACGGTGACACAGATGTAACTGCTGATAAGGAGCAGATATATGAATAA
- a CDS encoding tetratricopeptide repeat protein has product MTNTETTTENEGLQQIAQLQQRAVEFAESGMMEEAVEAALVCIGLQEDVAPDDMLLRAKLIQNASRILLFSGDMEQAEVIANEGIGIMQTAEGTTADDMAHAFLNLSSILYAKKDLENASLVLMEAITIWTHENGPESPEVADCLGNLGRLREEQDKPEEAIELHQQAIDIKKKVFGDHEQTAFSLMNKGLAHMLAQQLPEAKANLEEAIECCKRIGQEDSEMAKACEQNLRICLDQM; this is encoded by the coding sequence ATGACTAACACAGAGACGACTACTGAAAATGAAGGTTTGCAGCAGATTGCTCAGCTGCAACAGCGCGCTGTTGAATTTGCAGAATCCGGCATGATGGAAGAAGCTGTTGAAGCTGCTTTGGTATGCATTGGGCTGCAAGAAGATGTTGCACCTGATGACATGCTTCTCAGAGCAAAGCTTATTCAGAATGCAAGCCGCATTTTATTATTTTCCGGCGATATGGAGCAGGCAGAAGTTATTGCCAACGAAGGCATTGGCATTATGCAGACTGCTGAAGGCACCACTGCGGATGATATGGCGCACGCGTTCCTTAACCTTTCTTCCATTCTCTATGCGAAGAAGGATCTTGAAAACGCTTCACTCGTGCTCATGGAAGCCATCACAATCTGGACTCACGAAAATGGTCCTGAAAGTCCTGAAGTTGCAGACTGCCTAGGCAATCTTGGTCGCCTGCGCGAAGAGCAGGACAAACCGGAAGAAGCAATTGAACTGCATCAGCAGGCAATCGATATTAAAAAGAAAGTGTTCGGTGATCATGAACAGACCGCGTTCTCACTCATGAACAAAGGTCTTGCACACATGCTCGCACAGCAGCTTCCAGAAGCAAAAGCGAATCTTGAAGAAGCTATTGAATGCTGCAAACGTATTGGTCAGGAAGATTCCGAAATGGCCAAAGCTTGTGAGCAGAATCTTCGCATTTGTCTGGATCAAATGTAA
- a CDS encoding ABC transporter permease, whose protein sequence is MAGISYIRLRGFVRKEVLQIKRDPSSLLLGLVMPVLLLLIFGYGVSLEPTNVPVVLVIDESSPATQDLKARFQLSRYFSPVTAHSMHEAVQYLNEDYVDGIVHVRSNFSSLLESGQEAPIQLILNGIDANRARIVEGYIQNTIGLWAQSVASQSGREYSPPIVVEPRIWFNAAANSTYSLIPGLLTLIMTLIGTQLTALVIAREWERGTMEALLSTPISSNEILLGKLLPYYVLGMIGMGFSILLGVFLFNVPLRGSLFVLILLGSIFLLASLGFGLFISSAARIQFVAAMGSVLSAFLPAFFLSGLMFDLKSTPKIIQYISTIIPAKYFVTITQTLFLAGNVWSVLLPAGLVLFGMSIVLLIAARKKLGRRLPQ, encoded by the coding sequence ATGGCAGGAATATCGTACATACGTCTTCGCGGCTTTGTTCGTAAAGAAGTGCTGCAAATAAAGCGTGACCCAAGCAGTCTATTGCTGGGGCTTGTGATGCCTGTGTTGCTTCTGCTTATCTTTGGCTACGGTGTATCTCTTGAGCCTACTAATGTTCCGGTTGTGCTTGTGATTGATGAGTCCAGTCCGGCTACGCAGGATTTGAAGGCACGCTTTCAGCTTTCCCGATATTTTTCGCCGGTAACAGCACATTCTATGCATGAGGCTGTTCAATATTTAAATGAAGATTACGTGGATGGAATTGTGCATGTTCGTTCCAATTTTTCTTCACTTCTTGAGTCCGGTCAAGAGGCTCCCATTCAACTTATTCTCAACGGTATTGATGCAAACAGGGCGCGTATTGTTGAAGGCTACATTCAAAACACCATCGGTCTGTGGGCGCAGAGTGTCGCAAGCCAGTCCGGCAGAGAATATTCACCGCCCATTGTTGTTGAACCTCGCATATGGTTTAACGCTGCGGCAAACAGTACTTACTCCCTCATCCCTGGTCTGTTGACTCTGATTATGACGCTTATTGGCACACAGCTTACCGCGTTAGTAATTGCCCGCGAGTGGGAACGGGGAACTATGGAAGCATTGCTGAGTACGCCAATTTCATCAAACGAAATTCTATTGGGTAAGCTGCTTCCATATTATGTTTTAGGAATGATAGGCATGGGTTTCTCAATTCTTCTTGGGGTCTTTTTATTTAATGTGCCTCTCCGAGGCTCCCTGTTTGTTCTCATTTTGCTAGGGAGTATTTTTCTGCTTGCATCGCTCGGATTCGGGCTGTTTATTTCATCTGCCGCGCGTATTCAATTTGTAGCAGCTATGGGGTCGGTATTATCCGCGTTTCTCCCTGCTTTTTTCTTGTCTGGATTGATGTTTGATCTAAAAAGTACACCAAAAATTATTCAGTACATAAGTACGATTATCCCCGCTAAATATTTCGTTACCATCACTCAAACTTTGTTTTTGGCAGGTAACGTATGGTCTGTGCTGCTTCCGGCAGGCCTTGTGCTGTTTGGTATGAGTATTGTTTTGCTCATAGCTGCACGTAAAAAATTAGGACGAAGGTTGCCGCAATGA
- a CDS encoding ATP-binding cassette domain-containing protein, protein MPRQEDPVEQPLLQAVDLRVVFKPKSPQPIVALNNLNLRVESRSVTGLVGPDGAGKTTCLRLGAGLLVPQSGSMKVLGHDVVQEADLIRPRIGYMPQQFGLYEDLTVQENLDLYADLQDVPMSSRKSQFERLLDMTDLGKFTGRRSGQLSGGMKQKLGLACCLVKVPELLILDEPTVGVDPVSRRDIWRIVYQLVEEEGLGVLVSTAYLDEAERCNNVVVMHEGKKLAEGAPKSFYSRVEGRVFSIAPNPTQTARTLHGEVLQRNDVVDASIQSGMVRVVLSKESPLLADSVPLIGKNAEDENFKGVEDDTITEASMTPVTPRFEDVFVDMLQQHGASIEKLALSGKGSELVDNVIESTIDDAPAITVSKLLKQFGAFTAVHDISFMVQRGEIFGLLGANGAGKTTTFRMLCGLLNASDGEIQVAGNNMRKAPSKARSRIGYMAQKFSLYQQFTVAQNLKFYGKAYGLNRQHLQQRLNWAFREFDMEDRKDVVTQSLPAGFKQRLAMAAAMLHEPEILFLDEPTSGADPLARREFWARISKFAHEGVTVIVTTHFMEEAEYCDHLLIMAQGQQLAAGTPAQIRAQAVSEKTPDPTIEDAFIQLAGD, encoded by the coding sequence ATGCCGAGGCAGGAAGATCCAGTAGAACAGCCTTTGTTGCAGGCAGTAGATTTGCGCGTGGTGTTCAAGCCAAAGAGCCCGCAACCTATTGTTGCGTTGAACAATCTGAATCTACGAGTTGAATCCAGAAGTGTTACAGGGCTCGTGGGGCCGGATGGAGCAGGCAAAACAACCTGCCTACGGCTCGGTGCAGGATTACTCGTGCCACAGTCTGGCAGTATGAAAGTGCTTGGGCATGATGTTGTGCAGGAGGCTGATCTTATACGTCCTCGAATCGGCTACATGCCGCAGCAGTTTGGATTATATGAAGATTTAACCGTTCAGGAAAATTTGGATTTATATGCAGATTTGCAGGATGTACCAATGTCATCACGCAAGTCTCAGTTTGAACGTTTACTTGATATGACGGATCTTGGAAAATTTACAGGCAGGCGATCGGGACAGCTTTCTGGTGGGATGAAGCAGAAGCTTGGGCTTGCGTGCTGTTTGGTTAAGGTTCCAGAATTACTTATTTTAGATGAACCGACTGTGGGGGTGGACCCAGTTTCACGTCGTGACATCTGGCGCATTGTGTACCAGCTAGTTGAAGAAGAAGGTTTGGGTGTGCTTGTTTCCACGGCGTATTTGGATGAAGCAGAGCGTTGCAATAACGTTGTTGTCATGCATGAGGGCAAAAAGCTGGCTGAAGGAGCTCCAAAAAGTTTTTATAGCAGGGTTGAAGGACGTGTCTTTTCCATAGCTCCTAATCCGACGCAAACAGCCCGTACGTTGCATGGGGAAGTTCTTCAGCGGAATGATGTTGTGGACGCTTCTATTCAATCCGGCATGGTACGGGTGGTGCTTTCAAAAGAGAGTCCGTTATTGGCAGACTCTGTGCCACTAATCGGTAAAAATGCTGAAGATGAAAACTTCAAGGGCGTGGAAGATGATACGATTACTGAGGCATCAATGACTCCTGTTACCCCACGCTTTGAAGATGTTTTTGTGGACATGCTTCAGCAGCATGGTGCTTCAATTGAAAAACTTGCATTAAGTGGAAAGGGAAGCGAGCTCGTCGATAACGTTATTGAAAGCACAATAGATGATGCACCAGCGATTACTGTGTCAAAGCTATTGAAGCAGTTCGGTGCATTCACAGCAGTGCATGATATTTCGTTTATGGTGCAGCGCGGAGAAATTTTTGGGTTACTGGGCGCAAACGGAGCTGGTAAAACCACTACCTTTCGTATGCTTTGCGGGCTGCTGAATGCATCTGACGGTGAAATTCAGGTGGCAGGCAATAATATGCGCAAGGCACCTTCGAAGGCGCGATCACGCATCGGATATATGGCACAAAAATTTTCTTTGTATCAACAATTTACAGTAGCCCAGAATCTTAAATTTTATGGAAAAGCATATGGGCTGAACCGGCAGCATTTACAGCAACGGCTTAATTGGGCGTTCCGTGAGTTTGATATGGAAGATCGCAAAGATGTTGTGACACAAAGTCTTCCTGCAGGGTTCAAACAGCGATTAGCCATGGCGGCTGCCATGCTTCACGAACCCGAGATTTTATTTCTTGATGAGCCGACATCCGGCGCAGATCCTCTTGCAAGACGTGAGTTTTGGGCACGGATAAGTAAATTTGCCCACGAGGGAGTGACGGTAATTGTCACCACGCATTTTATGGAAGAGGCTGAGTATTGTGATCATTTGCTCATTATGGCGCAAGGACAGCAGCTCGCAGCGGGAACTCCTGCACAGATTAGAGCGCAGGCGGTGAGTGAAAAAACGCCTGATCCAACAATTGAAGACGCGTTTATACAGCTTGCAGGTGATTAG
- a CDS encoding site-specific integrase: protein MGHAVETVESAWNLYKELKLPTIRKPKTDIQVWEMHIAPYLGDKTLDSVKSVDILRLRSMIEAKKLSPQSVHHVLGLLRRILRKAIQWELYPGPLPIFEMPRVQNERTRFLTLQETEKLLTELKHRSDLWHDISLFALSTGLRSGEIFNLLPEHINLSAKTVAVVDTKSDNRVVPLNCAALDIAETYFARNTGSYLFTTIYGNKIQFAGKLYRRAVDACGLNNGIRDRRQRVVFHTLRHTFASWLVQGGTPLAVVSQLLGHSDIKMTMRYSHLAPLQGREAVMYLENYMQNPLRSTEKK from the coding sequence ATGGGACATGCTGTAGAAACTGTTGAATCTGCTTGGAATCTGTACAAAGAACTCAAACTCCCCACCATTCGAAAACCAAAAACTGACATTCAAGTATGGGAAATGCATATAGCTCCCTACCTTGGTGACAAAACTTTGGATTCTGTAAAAAGCGTTGATATTCTCCGCTTACGAAGCATGATCGAAGCTAAAAAACTTAGCCCACAGTCAGTACATCATGTTTTAGGGTTGCTCCGAAGAATTCTTAGAAAAGCAATTCAATGGGAGCTGTACCCAGGTCCCTTACCAATATTCGAAATGCCTCGTGTTCAGAATGAACGGACTCGGTTCCTGACATTACAAGAAACAGAGAAGTTGCTTACTGAGTTGAAGCACCGTTCGGATCTTTGGCATGACATCAGTCTATTTGCACTATCTACCGGATTACGCTCCGGTGAAATTTTCAATTTACTTCCTGAACATATCAATCTTTCAGCAAAGACTGTCGCAGTTGTCGATACTAAGTCAGATAACAGAGTCGTGCCGCTAAATTGCGCCGCACTGGACATTGCTGAAACCTACTTTGCCCGTAATACGGGATCATATCTTTTTACTACCATATACGGAAATAAAATTCAGTTTGCAGGCAAACTCTATCGAAGAGCTGTAGATGCCTGCGGTCTAAATAACGGCATCCGAGATCGTCGTCAGCGCGTTGTTTTTCATACATTACGCCATACTTTCGCCTCGTGGTTAGTTCAGGGTGGGACTCCTCTCGCAGTAGTCAGCCAACTGCTGGGGCATAGCGACATAAAAATGACTATGCGGTATTCTCACCTTGCACCGCTTCAAGGACGTGAAGCAGTAATGTACTTAGAGAATTATATGCAAAATCCATTAAGGTCAACAGAGAAAAAATAA
- a CDS encoding ABC transporter permease: MIEMLQRIVTLIIKEFMLILIDPKSRFVIIVPPLIQFVIFSYSATFDLQNVEYAVLDESNTEQSRTLLSHFSGSPHFELVRTLDTTAQVPELINTQKVRLVLYIPTDFADRVTNHESANIQVIADGRNSNVASVALGYVQDITQQYGASLQTSTMSSSPQVVLVQRSWFNRNMETRWYIVSSLGGIISMVIAMLLSALSVARERESGTFDQLLVSPFQPAEILIGKAVPCVFFGLVDATLLSLAAAYWFGVPFRGSIIALVLVLLAFLIAVVGVGLFISSMSVTMQQGLLGAFVFIMPSVLLGGFTTPISNMPQWLQNATLINPLRYVVQALREIFLMGADFSATWHYVWPLLIISAVTMPAAAVMFRSRTQ, encoded by the coding sequence ATGATCGAAATGCTTCAGCGGATTGTGACTCTTATCATCAAAGAATTTATGCTTATCTTGATTGATCCCAAGAGTCGCTTTGTCATTATCGTGCCGCCATTGATTCAATTTGTCATATTCAGCTATTCAGCAACATTTGATCTACAAAACGTTGAGTACGCTGTGCTGGACGAGTCAAATACAGAACAGTCCCGTACGCTATTGAGCCATTTTAGTGGATCGCCACATTTTGAACTGGTGCGTACTCTTGATACAACAGCTCAGGTTCCTGAGTTGATAAACACACAAAAAGTGCGCCTTGTGCTTTATATTCCAACTGACTTTGCAGATAGGGTTACAAACCATGAATCAGCTAACATACAGGTAATAGCGGACGGACGAAACTCAAACGTTGCCTCCGTTGCGCTTGGGTATGTGCAGGACATAACACAGCAATACGGTGCATCGTTACAGACAAGCACTATGTCATCCAGCCCGCAGGTCGTGCTGGTCCAGCGATCATGGTTCAATAGAAACATGGAAACGCGCTGGTACATAGTTTCATCGCTAGGCGGAATCATAAGCATGGTTATTGCGATGCTTTTGTCAGCCCTTTCGGTGGCTCGAGAACGAGAATCCGGTACCTTTGACCAGCTGTTAGTATCGCCGTTTCAACCAGCAGAAATTCTTATTGGTAAAGCCGTTCCGTGTGTATTTTTCGGTCTAGTAGATGCGACATTGTTGTCTCTTGCTGCTGCCTATTGGTTTGGTGTGCCGTTTAGAGGTTCGATAATTGCGTTGGTACTTGTGCTGCTGGCGTTTCTTATAGCAGTAGTGGGCGTAGGGCTATTCATATCATCAATGTCTGTCACAATGCAGCAGGGCTTGCTTGGCGCGTTTGTGTTTATCATGCCGTCAGTGCTTCTTGGAGGGTTCACAACGCCCATAAGCAACATGCCGCAGTGGCTGCAAAATGCTACGCTCATCAATCCACTCAGATATGTGGTACAGGCATTACGCGAAATTTTTCTTATGGGTGCGGACTTTTCTGCGACGTGGCATTACGTCTGGCCGCTGCTTATTATTTCCGCTGTCACCATGCCTGCCGCCGCAGTAATGTTTCGGTCCAGAACCCAATAG
- a CDS encoding DMT family transporter, with protein sequence MTSSNSSALLSVVAGAICISFSAVFAKLASTSPDVSAFYRTFIGGSCLLALSLIQCRESLFILLKRHSGLLCAGGLFLTLDLMAWHRSINILGPGVGTILINFQVFFLALAGWMFFKERLSARFVFAVPLALAGLCMLIGITLDSFLTSEFSGIGLGLTAALWLALYTLMVRHIQMRSPSVSPVAVVALVSLASAASMGIFFMWNSTSIVIPTATDGMWLFLYGLISQAIGWLLISRGLPGIPTSQAGLTILIMPALSFIWDILFFARPAGMVELAGGILALTAIWLGTSSQAQAD encoded by the coding sequence ATGACGAGTTCTAACTCTTCTGCCTTGCTTAGCGTTGTAGCAGGGGCTATCTGTATCAGCTTTTCGGCTGTATTTGCGAAACTAGCTTCTACCAGTCCGGACGTTTCTGCCTTTTACCGTACTTTTATTGGCGGATCATGCCTGCTTGCTCTCTCATTAATTCAGTGCCGAGAATCACTTTTTATTCTATTAAAAAGACACTCAGGACTGCTCTGCGCAGGCGGACTTTTTCTAACGCTCGACCTTATGGCCTGGCACCGTTCTATCAATATATTAGGTCCTGGTGTCGGAACAATTCTTATTAACTTTCAGGTATTTTTCCTAGCACTTGCCGGCTGGATGTTCTTTAAAGAACGCCTCTCCGCCCGATTTGTATTTGCTGTCCCGTTGGCACTTGCAGGGCTTTGTATGCTTATCGGCATTACTCTCGACAGCTTCCTTACAAGCGAATTTTCTGGAATAGGCCTTGGCCTTACCGCTGCACTGTGGCTTGCTCTCTACACCCTTATGGTACGCCATATTCAAATGCGCAGCCCTAGCGTGTCTCCTGTTGCAGTCGTAGCTCTTGTTTCACTCGCATCTGCCGCCAGTATGGGCATTTTCTTTATGTGGAATTCCACATCAATTGTTATTCCTACTGCTACAGACGGCATGTGGCTCTTCCTCTACGGTCTCATAAGCCAAGCCATTGGTTGGCTGCTTATTTCACGAGGTCTACCGGGCATTCCAACATCACAGGCAGGACTGACTATTCTCATTATGCCTGCACTCTCATTCATTTGGGACATCCTTTTTTTTGCGCGGCCTGCCGGAATGGTAGAGCTCGCAGGCGGCATCCTTGCTCTTACCGCCATTTGGCTCGGTACATCTTCACAAGCCCAAGCTGACTAG
- a CDS encoding efflux RND transporter periplasmic adaptor subunit produces the protein MNKRKVLLILLIVCIGLVFWWYFNPSELTDDSKEVTLYGQIDLRTVQLSFSEQEYIEEMYVDEGDVVQSGQVLAVLKKDRLAAQFNEATARVDAQKEVVQRLTTGLRPQEVLQAHARVQAAQIQLKNADSLLRRVKTTTPSGASTRQSLDDAVTAVKLAQAELAVEKNGLSLAEEGYRKEDIAEAKANLEGLQASVQLLQVRMGELQMLAPVDGIIQNRIAEVGELASPARVAFTLAVTEPKWVRAYLPEPDLGLVNEGMTASVYSDSFAEPFEGWVGFIAPQAEFTPKRVETTDLRTQLVYEVRVWVDDPDNRLKLGMPVTVTVDATANKNINSDLDSASEESSDVDSGSDSRSQ, from the coding sequence ATGAATAAAAGAAAGGTGTTGTTAATCTTACTTATTGTCTGCATCGGGCTTGTGTTCTGGTGGTACTTCAATCCTTCGGAACTTACGGATGATTCCAAGGAAGTAACTCTGTATGGGCAGATTGACCTGCGCACTGTTCAACTTTCTTTTAGTGAGCAGGAATATATCGAAGAAATGTATGTGGATGAGGGCGACGTAGTGCAGAGCGGTCAGGTGTTAGCCGTTCTTAAAAAAGACCGACTTGCGGCTCAGTTTAATGAAGCAACCGCTCGTGTGGATGCTCAGAAAGAAGTTGTTCAACGACTGACAACAGGTTTGCGTCCGCAGGAAGTGTTGCAGGCACATGCAAGGGTTCAGGCAGCACAGATTCAACTAAAAAATGCAGATTCATTACTACGGCGTGTGAAAACAACAACGCCTTCTGGCGCTAGTACTCGGCAAAGCCTTGATGATGCGGTAACGGCAGTAAAGTTGGCTCAGGCAGAGCTTGCTGTTGAGAAGAACGGTTTAAGCCTCGCGGAGGAAGGATACCGCAAGGAAGACATAGCAGAGGCAAAAGCAAACCTTGAAGGGCTGCAAGCATCTGTTCAGCTGCTACAGGTTCGGATGGGTGAATTGCAAATGCTAGCGCCTGTGGATGGCATTATCCAAAATCGTATTGCAGAAGTGGGTGAGCTTGCATCGCCTGCCCGTGTAGCATTCACCCTTGCTGTTACAGAACCCAAATGGGTTCGTGCGTATTTACCGGAACCGGATCTTGGACTGGTTAACGAAGGTATGACTGCCTCAGTGTATTCTGATTCTTTTGCTGAACCGTTTGAAGGGTGGGTTGGCTTTATTGCTCCGCAAGCAGAATTTACACCCAAACGGGTTGAAACTACAGATTTGCGAACTCAGCTTGTGTACGAAGTGCGAGTCTGGGTGGATGATCCAGATAACAGGCTAAAATTGGGTATGCCTGTGACGGTTACTGTGGATGCTACAGCTAACAAGAATATAAATTCTGATTTGGACAGTGCTTCTGAAGAAAGCTCTGATGTTGACTCAGGTAGCGATTCGCGGAGCCAGTAA